DNA sequence from the Mauremys mutica isolate MM-2020 ecotype Southern chromosome 9, ASM2049712v1, whole genome shotgun sequence genome:
GATTCAACATGGgagaagggttaaaatccatgtgcattttatataacaacctggtatatggattgtgccagctctttttcagacccaaagtccagagtttggtctggAGACCaaaggcctagcaaatagtgaatagctaagagaaagctggggtaaacaagaTAACATTGCCTTTGCTAAGATATGCTTGGTCAGTAGCAATGCCAGATGTTGAAGCAATAACTGAATAATTATGTTTCATCCAATGTttcaaattgaacaaaggatccctgttcctattgtgtttctCCTGAAGGGAAACagtcttcccacagatccagccttgagtttatgaaaagttggcacatgtcagtataaaaTATGGCATCCTTctacctcccttcccagggatcAATGCCCTGCCTTAAAacataaaggggacaatctttattgccatatactttcactgtttctttgctttaacccctaggaatgtacctgttggacaatcaaaggagttgctccatttctatggaccccaaatcagaattcaacatatatattttatactaataacattttatcaatttattaattaaatgttaacttgctaacttgagaccatgggcggagacattgtgtaaccttttaaccattggctaatgtgctatctcgtcttgctgcaaaacctatcccggggtgtggaactgcctaccctgtcATTTTCCCCCAcacatggaaaatctatatattctattgtaatcaattgattgacagtgtctctgagcctaataagcaaggtgacactccgcctgcactgtgtgtaataaactcctatgcttgaaaTCTACcttgtggatttatgtccttcaatgGGAAAATCCCGTATGTCCCAAGATGTCGGCACGAGACATTTAAAGATGATTAGTGTCAAGTCCAATGTATGGAGGGCAGCAAGTTGGCATGACATGTCCACAGTTACAACAGGAGCTAAGAGAAAAATCCGTGAGTATCTGAGAGTGGACGAGACATGTTCTGGAATGCCCACTGCAGGATCCCATCAAAGGAGCTCTGGAAGACAAAACAGAGGCATCAAAGGGGTAGTATGTATTTAGGGCATCTCAGGAAAGCAAAGGAAGGGCTTCATGAGGGCAGTAAGAAGGTTTTCTCCAAGTGAGAGAGGAAGATTAGGAGAACATGTTCATCTGGCTATATGAGGCACTTGCATGTGCACGCCTTTGCTCTCTGTCCCCCACTTTAATGGGCACTGATTTCAAACACAGTATACaaaaataaacctgctttacGCATTATCAGCCTTGTAAATGGGCCTGTTCAGACTCTGACCCTGTCTCAGCCTGTACCCTGGCTCCCCAGGAGCCCTAATCTACACCTTTTGCCAGCAGGGGTTTCTGATGGCACAGCAAAGCTTACAGGGAATACTCATTGACACAGGACTGCCCATTCAGTGCAGTCATACCTGGACTGCTGAAGGTGTTGCAGTATTTCTGTACTTGGACCCAGCTACTTTTAGGCCAGGATTGGGTGAGGAGCCTTTGCAAACAGAGGTGAGTGGAGTGTCTGTGAATTCCATGACCTGTAGGAACTGCTCTGTTCAGATTGTGGACTATTTTCTTGCATAAAATAAAATCGGAGAGATGAGAAGATGAAATggtatattacctcacccaggaGAGAGTCCAGCTCTTCTTTATTCAGGATcgggtcattcccagcagattcTTCCACTGCCTGGAATCAAGAACATGGCCAGACTGCTCAGTTTCCCAACATGAAGGTGAAACGTTAAACACAATGGGTCTGAGTCTCTACCCAGTTACACTGGTTTATGATGGAGTAATACCATTGtcatcaatggagttataccaacataagccTTCTGTAACCAAGAGGAGAATCAATTCCAGCCAAGCTCATCTGTTACTGAGAATTAAAGACACTTGTTGCTCCATGAAGTTTGTTTAGAAGACAGTTGGGAATTGGGAACAAAGTAGTGCTAAACTCACAAGAACCTAAGCCAGAGCAGGGATGTTACACAGATGATTATGCCAGGCATGGCCAAACTGTAGTTTGTGAGCCACCTGTGGCTCTTTTACAGGTAAAGTGTGGCTTGCAGAGCCCTTGCCCCCATTttctgcctaccagactgggcatggggaggaggagagctcAGGGCTCAGGTGGGGTAGTGAGACTAGTGGTTTCTGTTCTGCAGAGAGGGAGGTCTAAGGGCTTTAGCCCTGTTaggggggatcagggcagaatccctactctccagcaggTGCTGCCCTTTGGGCCAGATTGTGTGTCttgtggctctcaaacttctgaagattattggAGGGTCAGTAAATGTGACCACTCCTGGTTATGCTTTCATTACTTGGATTagcatggtggtcccttctggtcctgAATGACTAAGGTTCTTGGAGTGAATATTGGCACGGTGACTGGCTATATCTTCTCTGCAATCATTAGAGTGGTTAGTAAGTGTGGCAGTGTGATATACTGCGATATGTGCTTCTCTGGTAACATTCTCAAAAGGGCTTCTAAAAATTTGACCTCCAGTCTATACCAGGCTGTACGGGGGATTCCCTTAACCAGATGGACTTGGAACTGTGTACTAAGTTCGGGGAACTGTGAATCTTGTTACTGTTATGATAAGCATGTTATACTGTAGCTCTAGGCATGTGTATGGTGCTTTACAGAAGACGAGGATCATCTAGGAAGGTTgggcttgtggttaaagcacttgaCTAAGTCATGtgatctggattctgttccccCACAGATCCAGGTAGAGCACAacttctctctgcctccatttcaTCATTTGTAAAAGAAACTGGAGCTTTCCTACCTCACAAGGCTACTATAAGTATACCTgtatttgtgaagtgctttgagagtcTTTGATGGAAGATGATACAGAAGGGCTAAGCATCTGCTGGAAGAGGTTGCTCCCACTGATACGCACTTTGCTAAGTAGCCCTAAAAATGTCATCTAGGACTTCCGCATGCACTGCAGAAAAGTACTGACCTTTGCTGCTCTTAGTGCATGGTTATTTGAGGTCACTGTTCCCTCCAGGCCACTGGTTCCAGAGCTGCCAGAGCAGGACTTGCATAACAAGATTTCACTGGAACAGAAGATAAAGATTATGGATCCTAGTCAAAGCATCACCCTGCAGACTGGAAAAATTAAGGAGAGCCTTTGTATATGTTGCTATTTCGGATCAGAAAAGATAAGTGAGACAGAGTACTATGAAGGATTTAAGACAGTAAAGAGAATTTCAGTGCCATCTTTGACAGCAAGCCAGTAGCCTTCAGCTTCTAAGACTGGCCAGACCCCATAGTGGAATAtagtgtgtgtgcatggggtCGGGAACATAGAGCATGAGTGCAAAGTACCAGAGTCATGGGAAGCTACCAGAGATTTGAGAGAATCAAATGTACTTTTCATCTTGAGAAACTGGAGAACAGAGTGTCCAGCGAGTGTAACTTATCCCTTGTAAAATAATAGACAAAATACCTGTTTCTGGATTAAAGCAGGTACACCCAGGTGGGAGATGGCAATGACTTTGCAGTCGTGCACCTCACCTGAGCCGCTCTGCTTGGGCAGGGAAGTGGCAGTTGGCGTGGAAGGCCTTGAAGCACTGGGCACAGTAGGTCatgtctcctcctcccctgcagacTCCACATCTCTCACCAACTGTCAGTTTCTGTGGAAAGGAAAGGTGGAGAATTTGGATTTTATACTCAGCCccactgtgacattctataccttgggggagcgtcctgtaacccccatattcctcatttttatataattgtgatcttacatatgaagcatgccttgtaaggtatcaggttatgatctgctgagtCATTTCTCTGtctatatatgtatatcattaatgcatatgaagtcatgagaattgtgtagtatggttgtcactaaaacatgctgtaaattggggaatcagccagacaTTAGCTCCCCAGAAGCAACAGCAAGAAAAGTAACCAGCACCCGGGCAGGgtttcaaacaacccatcaacaacctttgtccagcaagggaactacaattcaatgactcacctgcatgaggccacaccaggggaattgttcAACCTTGCCGGGAGACTCAGCAATGCTctcagacatgcctggacttgtgttttccaagcatatggactgagggtataaaacaggcagagtggacacatactgggcccttctcctgcccccacccattctgcaagcaactaagacactgagacgacaagactccaacagaggagattggCCCAGATTTCAGGGGTGAaatctgtatattaaggactgcaatatccagtggggtgagaaaaactgcttgatctagttgttgcccagtctaatagggttgagagtttagactgcatggttattttatttcttttggtaaccaactctgactttttgcctatcacttaaaacctatcttttatagtcaataaatttgttttactgtttatctttaccagtgaatttgtatgaagtgtgtggcaaatctgctcaggtttgacaaagccttgTGTATATACACTTCCCATtgttgaagtggtgaaccaattaataaatttgcactgcccATCTTacaagacagtatattcctgaggtacagtgctgggagctggggggatttgcctctggtgcctttctctgtgtgattcatgagtgactctgggagcattcatgcaatctagctaggTGGGGGCGCCACATGCttttgtgctgagtgatcacagcacctggaggggtttgctgctggtcactagcaaagcattgtgagagacagcccaggctggagagcgtTAACGGGACACAGCGGTCTCACAGTCCCAGGCTGtacactgtgggggatcccatcACATTCATATTCTGTCTCAGTCATGGGACCTGCTGGGTATATGTGCTCTGACCATCCCTACCAGCCCATCTCCTTTTTAGATGCAGTGCCTCCTCTGCCGCtggccccttctcctctccctgccttctTTCCCCCTACTTTGCAGCAGGCATGGTGCATGCTCTGCTTTACAGGACACACACACTGACCCCacacctgctgctctgagcactggGGTGGCAACTCCATGGAGTATTTTGGGGTACATTTGTACTGCTGGGGATAAGCTGAATATGCCTTATAGCCAGCTCAGATATGCTGAACATACTCTCTGAATCTGAACTCTGTGCACACCATGGTTTTAAAGGCCCTATAGAATAAGGTGGTTGAAAATCACATGGAAAGCAGAGCCACAAACTAGCTGTCTCTCCAGGCCCAGACTTGACAGAAGCTGGAGAGTTGAGGCTGGCATTACCACTGGCATTGGTGAGTGGGAAGGCGCAGCGGGCAGAGGTTGTTTGAAGGTGAATGAGGCATCGGAGCCTGGCGTGGGTTCTTTGATAAGAatcctctctctgtctccagcTGCCCTCTGTCCATACAGACCCTTCTAGGCACAAACAGAAGTGTCGTTAGTTAGTCCCTCCAGAGGAGACACCTCAGGCCCCTGCAGGTGGATCTGCTGATGACAGTTCTGTATAGAGACACTTCAGTCTCCTGGATGGCTATACTGtgttagaccaatggtccctctagcccagtatgccggtaccagagcttcagggtgaatgcacagaacagggtatttggagtgatccaccccatCTTCTCTTCCTGGTAGTCAGAGGTTCTGGGTTGTCCCAAGCATGGGGTtgggtccctgaccatcttggctaatagctattgataccttatcctccatgaacttatctaattatttttttgatcccagttacacttttggccttcacaacatcccctggctatgaagtccacaggttaattgtgcattatatgaaaaagtacttcctcttgtttgtattaaacctgttaAAGCTATTCATTTCCTCGAGTgatccctggtttttgtattgtgggaaagggtaaatagaACTTTTCTATTCATTGTTTcctcaccattcatgattttatagacctctgtcatccCCCCTTAACCATCTCCTTTCTAAACGGAACAGTCCTAATCTTTAGTCTATCCTTGTATGGAAGCCTTTCCATTCCCTTGATCACTTTtgtgcccttctctgaacttttccaGTTGCACTATAACATTTCTGAGATGGGGAaaccagaactggaaacagtaACGTggcataacatggatttatataatggcattatggtattttctatCCTTTCGTGGTATTTCCTAGCACTCTGTtcacctttttgactgctgctgcgcaTTGAGCTGAAGTTTTTAGAGAACTGAACAATGACTTTAAGATCTTGATTGAgtaataacagctaatttagagcccgtCATTTTATGtgcagttgggattatttttttccaatgtgcattaatttgcatttaccaatgttgaatttcatctgccactttgttgcccagtcacccatttgtgaaaactgatcatttattcctatcctttgcttcctatcttttaatcactTACTGACCCAaaagaggaccttctctcttatcctatGACCACTTTGCTTCCTTAAGAGctcttggtgagggaccttgtcaaaggctttctgaaaatcccaagTACACTGTGCTGACTGGATCACCAtgtgcttgttgacaccctcaaagaatttatCCCTACTGAGGGAAGCGAACCATCCCAACAGACTGGGAAAAAACTCTGAGCAAAATCTTGCCCACCCTTTCTTGTATAAGTAGAAGGGACAGAGGAGGGTGGCCATAGGGGGGTTCACATGTCACATTACACACAAGGCAGGGTAATCCCAACAGCACCTGGAACATAATCCTCCCATTTTGCCCAATTTCTCTCTAGGGCACAGAAGAAGAGCGGTGTGGGGATATCGATAGAGGAGTGGTTGGATGTGGCTAAGTTTGGTGAAGCAAGGCTCCTAGCTATACCTGTGTCTCAGATGGTGGCTCTCTGGCCCGCTCCTCTTCTATGCGCTGGTCCTGCTTCACTTTCTCAGTTGAGCAGGAGATGCACCTCCATGTCCCGCTGTCCAAAGTCAGATGGTAAAGAAATAGGTCAGCAAATGTTTAGGGGGAACAAAAGAAATGAGAAAGCAAAGCCAACCTGCATTTACTACAATGGTGCTTTCTTATAGATACAAGGGATTTTTTCCTGGAGACTCAACTGATTGGTCACAGTTGTGTAAAGCAACAGTACTGGCTAGTGGCCAGTTCTGTGAACAGCAATGAATTacaatgaagctatgctgatttacacctgctaagGACCTGGCCCTGCATGTAGGCTCCACAAGTACCCAAGGTCTCTGCCTCTgtaggaatcatagaatatcagggttggaagggatctcaggaggtcatctggtccaaccccctgctcaaagcaggactaatccccaactaaatcctatGTTTAGGGAAGAAGGAAGCCTTCCTATATTTAGGACAataagttttgttttttattttaaatgtggtTAAGAAAATCAGGCAAAATAATGCAAAATTATTTCAGCATTTTTTTAGCCCAACACTGAGCACTTTGAAAATCCTgcatcttccccccacccttggACCAAAGTGAGCTGATGGGGTGATAGAGCAGTAAATACTCTGTGGGGAGTGTGCCTGGGAGTGCTTGTTATTACCTTGGAATTTCTGTCAGTGGGGGCACGAGGCAGGCCAGATGGAAAGCTTTGGGGCAGCCGTCACAGCAGATCAGCTCCCCACCATCCCTGCACACTGCACATTCATCATCATTCTTCTGACCCAGGGAGGCAAATAGCGCACGATGTAACAGAAAGCAAAAGTACAGAGACTCAAAGCCAACTTCTCCCTCACTATAACTATGGTGATCTGTTACACTAGCGCAGAGCAATCCAGGATACTGCAGGACAAACTGGACTTGGTCTCTTATAAAGGGTCATGTTCCAGCACAGGTGACCAACTGGTGAATCCTTGCTATCAGATGTCACAAAACTAATAACTGGAGCAAAACATTAgtatcctggacttcagaaaatatctctctcttctccctaCAGGATGACTAAACAGAATACAGAGCTGAGCAGCCAAGGGAGGTGAATGCTCAGGGGACAGCATGTAGTACAGCTGGCTGGCAGATGTAGCATTATAACAGAAGCCTGCCTGACTTCTGTAGCCAGGTACTGTCTATGGTATTTCAGAGACATTACACCTGGCAGGTGCTTCCTTGTTGGGGATCTGGGAAGGAATTAAAGCAGTAAATGCTTCATCCTTAATTCCAAGCTCCAGAATCCCACAAATTCAACAGACACTTGTCTCCATTGGGTTATACAACACATCTGACAGTCTGCAGGGAAGCCCTGAACCTCTGAAAACCTTTCCGCATTTTATGCTTTCAACATGTAAGTCTAGTGCCCACACACAGACCATCAGTTAAGCAGGGAGCTCTTGGGCTGAGCAGTGGATGGAAATGGTGTCTGTTTCACTTTGGAATCTTCTGGGGAATTCCAGTTTGCCCGAGGCAGGGGGCTTTTCGCTAGCAAATGTTTGTCCTGACCAAGCCGTTGTGTCTCCCCCTCTCTGGTAGCAAGACTACCAGGCTGAGGAAACCAGAGACTGAGGAAACCAGAGACTTCCAGGAGTCATGTACTAATTCCACGCAGCACCCTGAGGCTCAACAGGAGAATCTCACTCTCACTGAGATAAGGTCATCCAGCAAAGAGGCACACTGCTATCCACCATGAGAGAATCAATGAAAACAAGATGTGGGCCCTGCACAACATTTGGAAAATTCgccctggaggaggaagagggagtgACACTGGACAGAAACAGTTTGCCTGCTCCTGGCAGAGGGGAAGAGAAGCTCAGCTCCCCAGTAGGGTTTTTACCTGGTGGAAGGTTTGATCCATGGTGTGAACAGGGGTGACATGGAGGCTGCTCTGTGAGTTTATTTTCAGCTCCCCATTCTGCAGAGTGAGACGGACAGGGGGTGAGGCAGGAAATGTTGCTGTGATCAGTCTGGCTGTATAAATGCACATCCCATAGATGCATGTCCTGTCTCAGACGGATGCTAGGTCTAGACTCTAGAGCATCCTGTGTTCTCCTGCAATGGAATCTGACTCGTGCCAACTGGCTGGAGAAGCTGTTGTGCTGCAGGAAGAACACTGCTCTGAGAGCACTTTAGGCCAAGCTGGTTCAGAGAGTAGGGAGAGGTTAGAAAACCACTCACACCTTTCACATTCAGCACGAGGTCTGCCCGACCTGCCCAGGGCCAAGCCAAGCACAAACCTGCTCGATAGTTTATGAAGAAAAAGGACAAGGCTGAGCTGAGCTGTATGGGTGGAACCAGcgcagcatagaatcatagaatcatagaatctcagggttggaagggacctcaggaggtcatctagtccaaacccctgctcaaagcaggaccaaacccaactaaatcatcccagccagggctttgtcaagcctgaccttaaaaacctctaaggaaggagattccactacctccctaggtaacccattccagttcttcaccaccctactagtgaaaaagtttttcctaatatccaacctaaacctccccctctgcaacttgagaccattactccttgttctgtcatcttctaccactgagaacagtctagatccatcctcttcggaaccccctttcaggtaattgaaagcagctatcaaatcccccctcattcttctcttctgcagactaaacaatcccagttccctcagcctctcctcataagtcatgtgctccagccccctaatcatttttgttgccctccactggactctctccaatttatccacatccttcttgtagtgtggggcccaaaactggacacagtactccaaatgaggcctcaccagtgctgagtagaggggaatgatcacatccctcgatctgctggaaatgcccctacttatacaacccaaaatgccattagccttcttggtaacaagggcacactgttgactcatattcagcttttcgtccaccgtaacccctaggtccttttctgcagaactgctgcccagccattcggtccctagtctgtaacagtgcatgggattcttccgtcctaagtgcaggactctgcacttgtccttgttgaacctcatcatatttcttttggcccaatcctctaatttgtctaggtccctctgtatcctatccctaccctccagcgtatcaaccactcctcccagtttagtgtcatctgcaa
Encoded proteins:
- the AIRE gene encoding autoimmune regulator; this encodes MESTHIHSTESLAKDRAQRDCGAGVRRGQQLSTHMMSSLTVSKQREEELGMGKEQKMLETLSLKEQEGSHKAFHAMLTWLLNRDSSSIQDFWRVLFKDYNLERYSKLQPIQSNFPKDVDLSRQRRGRKPPPSPKTLVQHKQQPKRKAPEERDSPQPAQPLLKCNSNPGTLPKAKAVKKPEGVEIQRFPLGNGIQSMAASVQRAVTVSSSELPVSCGAVEGILIKQVFESGGSKKCVKVGGEFYAPSKFEEPGGKNKSRSLKPSVRAKGFQGPQYNGELKINSQSSLHVTPVHTMDQTFHQKNDDECAVCRDGGELICCDGCPKAFHLACLVPPLTEIPSGTWRCISCSTEKVKQDQRIEEERAREPPSETQKGLYGQRAAGDRERILIKEPTPGSDASFTFKQPLPAAPSHSPMPVVMPASTLQLLSSLGLERQLKLTVGERCGVCRGGGDMTYCAQCFKAFHANCHFPAQAERLSEILLCKSCSGSSGTSGLEGTVTSNNHALRAAKVMEESAGNDPILNKEELDSLLGESSFDGILQWAFQNMSRPLSDTHGFFS